The following is a genomic window from Paenibacillus thiaminolyticus.
AACGCCGTAAGCAGCTTGAGAAATTAATTCGTAGACTTTTCCCAGAAAACCGTTTCCCGCATCATGAAAGAGCTTGGATTGAAATCGCGTATAGTCAAGAAATATAAGGCCACGACAAACTCGAAACATCACTTGCCCGTTGCGGAAAACGTCCTCAACCAGGCGTTCACGGCGGAGAAGCCAAATCAAGTCTGGATGGGCGATATCACATATATTCTCCAACGGACGAAGGTTGGCTCTATCTCGCCAGCCTAGAGGACCTCTGCACGCGCAAAATCGTCGGCTTCCATATGGATGAACGGATGACGAAGGAGCTTTGTCTGAAAGCTCTGGATCAGGCGTATCGCCTTCAAAAGCCAAAAGGGAATGTGCTGCATCATTCTGATCGTGGCAGTCAGTATGCGTCTTCGGACTATCAACAGCGGCTTCGCCAATATCGCATGAAAGGCAGCATGAGCCGCAAGGGTAATTGTTACGACAACGCTTGTATTGAGTCCTTTCATAGCATTTTGAAAAAAGAGCTTGTTTACTTGCAGAGATTCAAGACAAGGAAAGAAGCTAGAGAGAAGATTTATGAGTACATCACGTGCTTCTATAATGGAAAGATAATCTATTCCTCTATAGGGTATTTCACGCCCACTCAATTCGAACGTACGTTTCGTTCAGCTGCGTAATTCTCTCGATTTTATGTGTCCAATCTATTGACAGAGGTCCAACCTCAATACGCCGCGTTACACTGCCCTGTTGCCCGATCAAATCTTCTCTTTTGCGTTCCTTCATTTGTATCAATCCCTTTCTGGACATAATAAAAAGTCGCCCATATGGGCGACTTGCCGAACTATAAAAGTATGCATCTCATTGTTTCTACCGAACTCACAAAAAGGAAGCTACTATCTGCTTTATTTTACAGTCTATCAATATCTAATGTAAAATCGGTTTCGCTTCTCTTAACGCTCCATACACCAATATAGTATTTTTTCCCGGCTTCCAGCTTCCAAATAATTTTTTCATCTTTAGAGCCTTTTCTTTCGGAAACAGCTATAGTCCTTTCATTTTCATCAAGAAGGAACAGATCAGCGTCCTCTGTTAAATCAGTCAGCGTAATTTTATACTTACTGGTTTTTTTCGGAATAAAGTAATACCATGCCCTGCCTTTGCCGGGGTAAAGGGAACCTTTTTCACTTTCA
Proteins encoded in this region:
- a CDS encoding PPC domain-containing protein produces the protein MMKKALIVFGTTAALLASVLAPTAGFAAPKTEVSSMPAKSKVMESSYIQGPIYEITEYESEKGSLYPGKGRAWYYFIPKKTSKYKITLTDLTEDADLFLLDENERTIAVSERKGSKDEKIIWKLEAGKKYYIGVWSVKRSETDFTLDIDRL